One genomic window of Blastopirellula retiformator includes the following:
- a CDS encoding YHYH protein codes for MLRKRFLTILPLCSLLLVAGLAVAQFGPPMRRMLTNQSGKLDLVPANQQPRERNRVQIEVVGNDRVITSNGIPEHKVGQFPNRGNPNALVQQHYVFRIPAKPQPAPRITPLGLQNFGLGLNGVPFDPGAAEWYKGDRRGGWQYEPLSGAVPLGIDGNYAHVQPNGAYHYHGLPSGFLKELNVNRNSHSPLIGWAADGFPIYAMYGYQDPQDAGSEIVELDSSYQLKKGRRPNGNQDPGGTYDGTFVADYEFVSGKGDLDECNGRFCVTPEFPEGTYAYFLTQHWPVIPRAYRGTPSDDFRRGPGGSGPGENGPRGRGPGRGPGGFPPPPRR; via the coding sequence ATGCTTAGAAAACGCTTTCTGACAATCTTGCCCCTCTGCTCCCTGCTGTTGGTCGCCGGCTTGGCGGTCGCCCAGTTTGGGCCGCCGATGCGCCGGATGTTGACCAATCAGTCAGGCAAGTTGGATTTGGTTCCGGCCAATCAACAGCCGCGAGAACGTAATCGGGTGCAGATCGAAGTGGTCGGCAATGACCGCGTGATCACCTCCAACGGCATTCCAGAGCACAAGGTCGGCCAGTTCCCCAACCGCGGCAATCCCAACGCACTAGTCCAGCAGCATTATGTCTTTCGCATTCCGGCTAAGCCGCAACCGGCGCCCCGCATCACGCCGCTGGGATTGCAGAACTTTGGCCTTGGCCTGAACGGCGTTCCCTTCGATCCGGGCGCCGCCGAATGGTACAAGGGAGACCGTCGCGGCGGTTGGCAATACGAACCGCTCTCGGGCGCTGTGCCGCTAGGCATCGACGGCAACTACGCCCATGTTCAACCCAATGGCGCCTATCACTATCACGGCCTGCCGAGCGGCTTCCTGAAAGAGCTGAACGTCAACCGCAACAGTCACTCGCCGCTGATCGGCTGGGCGGCGGATGGATTTCCAATCTATGCGATGTACGGCTACCAAGATCCGCAAGACGCCGGCAGTGAGATCGTCGAGCTCGACTCGAGCTACCAACTGAAAAAAGGTAGGCGACCCAACGGCAATCAAGATCCTGGTGGAACGTACGACGGCACGTTCGTCGCCGACTACGAGTTCGTCTCCGGCAAGGGAGACCTGGACGAGTGCAACGGCCGCTTTTGCGTCACGCCAGAGTTTCCCGAAGGGACCTACGCCTATTTCCTGACGCAGCACTGGCCGGTCATTCCGCGGGCCTATCGCGGTACGCCCTCCGACGATTTTCGCCGCGGTCCCGGCGGAAGTGGTCCTGGTGAGAACGGCCCGCGTGGTCGCGGTCCCGGCCGTGGTCCCGGCGGCTTTCCTCCACCGCCGCGGAGATAA
- a CDS encoding SseB family protein yields MSNRFDEQHDQSPHVPTNPPEMDLTSSPTNDLERALAAAESGRLDQRELFKIFVHSEVYEIAAQPQAKDSPVFPLALHDPEQGRMIAVFSSSDHALRYREQAPLLLPLQGSQVLEQVPAGHGVVLNPGSPISLTIPGYGVLNLRRDFGIRPVTM; encoded by the coding sequence ATGTCGAACCGCTTTGATGAACAGCACGACCAGTCCCCGCATGTCCCGACCAACCCTCCGGAAATGGACCTGACGTCTTCCCCGACCAATGACCTGGAACGAGCCTTAGCCGCAGCCGAGAGCGGCCGCCTAGACCAGCGTGAGCTGTTTAAGATCTTCGTACATAGCGAGGTCTACGAGATCGCCGCTCAGCCGCAAGCAAAAGACTCGCCGGTCTTTCCGCTGGCGCTTCACGATCCGGAACAAGGGCGGATGATCGCCGTGTTTTCCTCCAGTGACCATGCGCTGCGCTATCGCGAACAAGCGCCGCTGTTGCTCCCTTTGCAGGGATCGCAGGTGCTGGAGCAAGTTCCTGCAGGGCACGGCGTCGTCTTGAACCCCGGCTCCCCGATCAGCCTGACGATTCCCGGCTACGGCGTCTTGAATCTTCGCCGCGACTTTGGCATTCGGCCGGTTACGATGTAA